A region of the Scatophagus argus isolate fScaArg1 chromosome 14, fScaArg1.pri, whole genome shotgun sequence genome:
TAAGCTGATGGTAACATTTGAACTGCTGGCTTTGTGTTCAGCTGCACTCCCAGCCAGTGGCTTCATGTTTGCTGTCCAGTTTGTCTGGGACTGGCTGTGGTTTCTGGTCTGCACCAGTAAGAGACCATCCAAGGTCAAAGTGAACTCTACTTCATCTCcctcagaggagcagctgaTGATCATCTGTTCTGGTGACAGACACGTCTGAGACACAGCAGGCTTTGACACTGGAGCTGGAGGACAAAGTAAAATCCACAGCTAAATTGTTAATTGTGAAGTCATTTGACCAATTCCTACTGTAAGGGAAttcttttacttctctctcGTTCTCCCTTTACGTTAGGGGTTGACCTTGGTCATCGCCGTTGTTCTAAAATGtcagtgacagacacacaggcgTCTCTCCCAGAGGTAGCTGGGGAGCCAACAGATAGCAAGGCCTTGATAGTGGCAGATAATTGGATGCTCACTGTGTGAGTCTTGACTCTGTGCGTTACACTGTTCTGTTTTGGCTGTTTCACTGTGAAGTATATGCTCAGTGCCTTCCTTATCGTCTATTTTGGACTTTTGCCAAGAATGGTTGAAACGATCTTGAGCATTCTTCAAGTTGTATAAAGAACTAGTGTCAGGGTTTCTCAGGCAGTACTGGGTGGCATCACACGCAGCAGTCTGTACTGATGGCTCCTGATTCTCCTTGCGCTCAAATTCAATAAATGTCGATATTTTGTGGAAACACCAATAGTCATCCCTACAATATGGTCGCAATACGGATACAAACGTATTTAGTCAAAAATATTCTgatatttgatttaaatttcggtttgatttattttccaattttccatttttctttcccgtaaatgaatataaaatggCCTCTCCCTGTTTTACGTATACAATAGTTTTTAACCCACAATtgattcaaaacatttttgttccaGAAGAATCAaaatttttgtactttttttttacttaccttgtatTTCTAGGTGCTTTATGACATTTTTCACCCAAACTCCATCAGAGTCATATACTTCCAACAAGTAATCTCCTGAGTGTCTCTTCATTGCTTTGCCTAATTTGAGTGTTCCATTGGTGAAGAGTTCAGACTGATTCACATGTTCCCCATACAACGTCCATGTGTGATTTTTTGCTCTTGCAATCGGAGAATTATGATCCTTTTTCAGAGTGATTTGGTATGTGTTGCTATGTTGAAGATGAAAAGTCAGCATCTGTCCCTCTGCTccaaaacactgagctgcagtgagTTCAGAGAAATTGCATTCAGTTGATcctaaaaaacacaacataatcgCCATAATATTATTAACaattgtaaacattttttgtgatttctttatattttaacattttgctgCCAAAGTCCTACTTTTTCCCGTATAAAGAATAAACATTAAATCTACTTATAACTACAtttctaaattaaataaatacaaaaatgtctCTGTTAAAATTTCTcaacatttgaatattttcctgAATTATTGTGCATACATACACTCAGATGTACCTTTAGCCGATGCTGCTGTTCCCAGAGCAGTGAAGATCATGTAGATGCaaatcattgtttttctgttgcaacacataaatcaaacattattatattcatttttattttaaatatcttaTAGCGTTACTGAATTATACTCTAGTTTTTAGTTTGAAGTAAATTTTTTCCAAAAGTGTGAACAGTATGAATAGTATATTTGGAGTTTGCATCTATTTTCATTATGATTTTCCACCCTCTACACGCTAAAAATTATGCAAAAATACTATAGCTCAAgattaaaattgaaaaatatcACTCACTGCCTTCACAATGGTGCAATATCTTCTTCCTGGCTGTTTCAGTCTAAACTGTGAATTTTGCACTGACAGAAGGCTAGTTTGTGTTCTTGTCTTTATGTTGTCTGGTAAGAATCAAGGAAGCGGTTGCTGCACTGTCACCCACAAGTTGCCAGTTGACAGTGTGCTACAATTCACTGCTGTGATAGTTTACTTTGCATCTTTCATCTGGTAATGCTGAAAGAAAGAGTACTGAAATAATGTgctattttatcattttatcatttgttgtagcaaaaagtggaaaaacattttctgaggtttttaattttaatatttctatATTATCATGTGCGGGGATGTTGCAGTTTGGATGCCAACACTTTCTAAATGTAGTTCACAACATATTTTTGCAAGATTATGACCATAAGAGGCAAGCATgtattatcagctattctgtAAAACAAATTTTGATTGTAGACATAAGCTTTTTCCTGTGCATCTCTACAGAGGGACCCAGTATTAATATTTACAAccaaaagattttaatttttaaactcttaaaacagtaaaaataagtATGTATCAGCGAGAATGGGCCTGAATCTCGATCTTCCAGTGACTTGAAGTTGTTTGttcaattttatattttagcaCTAAggtcattattttctttgtgctgcATTATCTTGAGAAGCAATCTTATTCTATCCCACTCATATGTAAGTAAGTAACATTTGCACCATCTCTCAGTGTAAGGCAATCCGctacaacaacacatttaaatacGACCACTTCAATAACATAAATATGTAATTGAATTTAGTCAGTCTCAACATTATACACAGTTACAGTGGAGGTAAAATTTATTCCAGAGCTGTTGCACTGAACAGCATCAAATTGTACAGGTGTATGCAATGATGCGGCCTTTGTAAGTGCAACCTCTAAGAAGCTTGGTGAAAATGTGTGATGGGTTTCGGCTTTTGAAGTTGTCAGCACACATTTCCTTCACGTAACCTTGAAAAAAGCTACAGTATGATGATAATGGATGGCTGTTTAAGGACAAGATACCACACAGTTGGAGACACAGATTAAACTGACTTCTTAAACATAACAATTTCCCATGTTTCCCTGTGAACAATTATGTAAACCTCTCAAACAAGTCTGTAGTTGAGGTACTTTACCATTTACTATTTACTTTGTTTCATTATTCTTATGACGTACTGTAACAACATATTCTACAGCACAActatttattaaaaaacaaaacatattctgACATATTCTATATAACATATTCTGTACATTGCTCGTTAACATCTGCTTCACTGAAATTACTCACAGGCAGCACATTTAATATGAAATTAAATCAGACTGTGCTTTGCCCTTACGTACACTGAGAGCAATGTAACCAGTCCTAAGCTGTAACAGTTATAATTGCGATGTACAAATAACCACTGCTCACACCAGTGTTCCCCCTATACACCACATCTGCATGAAATGTAAGCTGAATAACAAAGACATGCAGCTGGTGAAGGTCTTTACTCAGCTCAAGGTGTTAGTTTCCGTTTAAGTTTCAGGCGTGACCACTGCTCACAAAGCCTCCTGGTGTGAATGTTTCATCTTTCACAGTTGTCAAACAGGCATTTAACTATAGTTGATTTTCCTTCCTGAACTGCATAGATTTGGACTCATTACAGATTGAACTAAGTAGGCTCTTTAGAAGGTTTGTTCTTAAAGATGTAGACACAGAAACTACAACTACTGCTACAACTGCTAATGGAGGgataattttatatatatattcacagtgatttttaaaaaaaacaaatggtttcAACATCCGTGCTTGGAGACCTGtaagttttttggttttttataAACTATGTATTAAAAGCCTTTTATATGCTACACATTACTACCACAAATCTGTGTCTGTAAACATTCTCACATATTGCAACACATGCTGCAGTTTTGGGTGAGCCTGACACTTAGAAACCACACAAATTTTTCCCTCCAGGTTTGAAACACTCACGGCTCTAGAAGAgactctcctctctgctgtaaACACAGCCGAACATGACTCTTTCCAAATGAGTCAGTAAAGGTCAGCGCTTACAAAAAGCACTATAAATTGGATTGTATTTTAGGCAGCACCCTCATTTGTGTTCAAGTCAACTGACATGACACTTTTCGATAACCTGTTAATTTATTATAAGAACAGATGACCAGAGCCAATAACAACACACCAGTGCTATTGCACTTTTTTCcaacacagatttaaaattttaaatactttatcataacaaaaaaaatgcaccattCAAAGCAATGTCAAACCTCAAGCAGTTATCTGTGCAAATCTCTACACAGAAAGCTTACactggaaaaaacaaagtcatcCTGTCATCTTGTGTACATTGTGTAAAATTAAAGCTAACCTATAAATAATTATCTTTCTGTATGGTGCCAAGACACCAACATGTTATTTATTAACTATTCATACCTTACTGATGTGAGAGCAGACatttaaatatacagtacatatccTCACAATTACATGTATGTGCTTTTTCAGCATTCACACTTTTTCAGGGATGATGTCAATTAAGATCTTTAAATTCATGTAGACACTCAAATACTCCTGTAAAGCACTACAAGTAAGTGCTGCTCAGCTGACTACTCTGGTTGCACACTGTAGCCAAGTTGAATATATTGTTCTCTAAAGTCATGTTGGTTGCTGTGTAGTCTCTGTTGCTTTCCTGACTGCAATGTAGATCACAATTTTCTGCTTTGTCCAGTACGGTTTGCTTCTGGCAGTGTTTATCAATCTCTTGCCCTTCCTGactctgctgccatttttctgtcCCTTTTCTCTCAGGGTTGACAGTAATGCCCTCCAGTGATGTTTCTTGTCCATTTCGCCTGGACTTACAACCTAGGATCAGAACACATAGAACAGCAAACCAGGGAGAGGTAAATCAGTTTCATAATTTGACATGTTTAAAGATGATCgacatgtctccacttcctcccactgtgaaaaggtgaagccaaaatatcctgaaTGTGTCTGATTAGTAGTGATCTGGTGGTGGATTCACAAGATCAAGTTTCCAACTATGTACCCATTTGACTCAAGCAATACAAACAGCATCAAATAAGTAATTAAAAgcaaacttatcagaaaaatgaatttttcttttatgagcTATGCTACaaccagccaccagggggcaatcaagaTGATGTCACTTTTTTGTAGCTCTCATGTCGCCTATCTTTGCACACAGTCACTAGTTTGTTAAAAAATTAATCAATCAGTAAAGAATTTCACAGAAAAGTCTCACTTAAGATATTTACCTCTTCCTTGTCTGCACAACAAGGTCACCCTGGTGATGAGGTCATCAAGGGGTTGCAGCGAGGTCATCCAGACAGGAAGAAAGTCCCAGTTCTGCAGTTGAAGTGGCAAACAATCTGGTCTACGCACCTGGAGAATGTTCACTGTTGCTCCAGATATAATCAGTATAATTACTGGTACACCAATCCCGGCCATCACCTTCCACCCAGCCATGGAGAGGGCAAACACGAGGGATGGGAATAGCAGGAAGCAGACAAGAAGGTACAAAACAGCAAACCAGCGGTACCTGTGTGTGTACGAGTATTTTGATTTCCTTTGATGCTTCAGCTACTTACTTCAACATTTTGCCTGTCGTGAGTAAAAACAGAAGATATTGTTGATCGTACCTGGCAGTGCATTTGCCAAGGCCACAGGCCATACGTATGGGTAAGCGGGTGGCTGGTATGGGATACCACAGCAGGATACCAAAgaggttaaagaaaaaatgacataaagcaACCTGGAACAAAAGAATGAGTCAAGGAGAAAAGTACGTAAAAGTGAGTCAAACATGGTGTATGAGGCTGTTTAATAAGGCAACTTTTGGAGGTTGCTGGTGTGCACTGTGTTTTGTAGGACATGTTTGCCCTCAATGTAACTTGCGAATGTGTTTATGGTCTGGACTAATAAGGGGGAATCATCTGATCAGCCAATTCAGCCAATCATCTGCACAGTCTGTTTGTACTGTGCGCAGgtgtgtgtatacctgtgtGGCAGCAGCTAGCTTGTCTCCTGGACTAGCCAGGGCTGCCAGTGTCGCTGTTGTCGTGGTTCCAAGGTTTGACCCCAGGGTTAAAGGGTAGGCCCTTTCAATACTGATCACACCAATCCCTGAGGGTTCATGGTATGATTAACAGCAGGTCAAAATCTAGACTGCGCTAAATTAATCTtataatacaaaacacaaaatgaaagaaacaaaagaagacacaagttaaacataaaaaaggtCAACTATTAATTATTTGCACCAGTCAATTATCAACAAGTAATAGACCTACTGAAGGTAAAAAGATGAATTATAAAATGTAATCCATTTGATAGTGGGGTTGTCTTTGGGGGCTAGAAAAAAAGTGTAATTGTAAAGTGTAATCATTAGGAGCTATCATTCACTGGACTTTAAGGAACCAACAGTtgtgacagagcagaaaacaccaaaaacatacTAAAGTGTGGGTCAatctaaacattttaaaatttacataAAGGTTCTACAAGGAATCCCAGTCTGTTTTAAAACGTTTTACAGCTGATGGCACAGTACAGTTAGTTAAGATTCATAGCTGAAGAGGTAAAGATGTGGCAAATTTTAACCAAACAGCTACAAACACATATATAAAGATGCCGTTATGTGCTGCAGTCCTGTTAATGCTATACCAAGCAGGCAGGAGAGTGCTGCATGtaactgtaaaaacactgtGGCAGTTAATTAGTCGTAGTAGACAGTTAAAGAGGACAATGTTAGCAGAATttcctcagagctgcagcattTCAGAAAACCAGAACTGTAAATCAGTGCAAAGCTCTGctttttagtaaaaaaaaaaataagctgaaacatggtgtgtgtgtgtgtgttacctatGAGAGGAGTGATGGCAGAAGTGAAGACAGAGCTACTCTGAACCAAAAACGTCATACCTGCTCCCACTAACAGAGCCATATAACCTGCCAGCCAGGTAAAAGGGAAGGGGAAATCTAACACAGGACAAGACAGAACACACAGGGCATTAACATTCAATTTAAGATCAATTTCAGGTCAAGAGAATAATAAAAGCTGTGACATTTAtgatgagggctttttttttgttttcttacttctACTACGCATTTACCTGTATTAACAATTTTATTAATAGCACTGGCCACCTGGCCTTTCAGCAGGGAGTTGAGCAGTTTGACCAGCAGtatcagacagctgcagagcaccAACAGGGAGCAAGCGAGGAGGATCAGACCTATGGCTAAGTCTGACAGAGAACAGTCCACAAAGAGATGCTTACCtgggcagagagacagggaggtgaCATCGTGAGTGTGTATGAGAAGCAAAATTTAATTCATAAGATTTCTAAGAACTACTGGCAAAAATCTTTGTGATCAGTGTGCTTCATTTGCAGCGCACGTTGATGAT
Encoded here:
- the LOC124070504 gene encoding T-cell surface antigen CD2-like codes for the protein MICIYMIFTALGTAASAKGSTECNFSELTAAQCFGAEGQMLTFHLQHSNTYQITLKKDHNSPIARAKNHTWTLYGEHVNQSELFTNGTLKLGKAMKRHSGDYLLEVYDSDGVWVKNVIKHLEIQAPVSKPAVSQTCLSPEQMIISCSSEGDEVEFTLTLDGLLLVQTRNHSQSQTNWTANMKPLAGSAAEHKASSSNVTISLHGQVTGSLKCHVGNKVSRDETVIHLTSCEGSISHLSLLAVAVIVSVVTLLLHAALFLCIKHLNNKTRPTTASEALSDNPEDKIIYSDVRVKKKTKPTQLDPNLTVCFYH
- the LOC124070506 gene encoding sodium-dependent phosphate transport protein 2A-like codes for the protein METQPQTQRIKTAVSALCKIPLLFVLLYLFVCSLDILSSAFQLAGGRVAGDIFQENSILSNPVAGLVVGILVTVLVQSSSTSTSIIVSLVSSGLLDVQSAVPIIMGSNIGTSVTNTIVALMQAGERDEFERAFAGATVHDCFNWLSVLVLLPLEAASGLLRRASRAVVDTLQLSTEEAPELLKVLTEPLTKVIIQLDRSVITAIAIGDQSVRNKSLVKKWCQTKTMDNQTSWGTHNLSEHTQKCKHLFVDCSLSDLAIGLILLACSLLVLCSCLILLVKLLNSLLKGQVASAINKIVNTDFPFPFTWLAGYMALLVGAGMTFLVQSSSVFTSAITPLIGIGVISIERAYPLTLGSNLGTTTTATLAALASPGDKLAAATQVALCHFFFNLFGILLWYPIPATRLPIRMACGLGKCTARYRWFAVLYLLVCFLLFPSLVFALSMAGWKVMAGIGVPVIILIISGATVNILQVRRPDCLPLQLQNWDFLPVWMTSLQPLDDLITRVTLLCRQGRGCKSRRNGQETSLEGITVNPERKGTEKWQQSQEGQEIDKHCQKQTVLDKAENCDLHCSQESNRDYTATNMTLENNIFNLATVCNQSSQLSSTYL